The Mercurialis annua linkage group LG2, ddMerAnnu1.2, whole genome shotgun sequence genome contains a region encoding:
- the LOC126666809 gene encoding uncharacterized protein LOC126666809 produces the protein MAALFLLLSLLFFSASADTHNVIKVTNNPADELLAVLNSNRTAHKGSSLYSNPGLACIALQYIKAYQGDCGAVGGSDAKKPAESEFAETFAPACGVTVSTLTPITGRLLACQSKYVDPAEAFSGILMKNSRSLEILYDKNHTEVGAAVSGSDGGSPFFWCVLFSNGKRNNSFALEDGEAKVTRPGCFSGANDECSGASDWSRPVGLWPYISAALFAAVYAFGL, from the coding sequence ATGTGATAAAAGTGACAAATAACCCTGCGGATGAGCTGCTAGCTGTGCTCAACAGCAATAGAACTGCACACAAAGGATCATCTCTCTATAGTAATCCAGGCCTAGCCTGCATCGCTCTGCAGTATATAAAAGCATACCAAGGAGATTGTGGTGCCGTCGGAGGATCAGATGCCAAAAAACCTGCAGAATCTGAATTCGCTGAAACCTTTGCTCCGGCTTGTGGCGTAACAGTCTCAACTCTGACTCCAATCACTGGTCGCTTACTTGCCTGTCAGTCCAAATATGTTGATCCAGCTGAAGCATTCTCCGGAATTCTAATGAAAAACAGCAGGAGCTTAGAAATTTTGTATGATAAGAATCACACAGAAGTGGGAGCTGCAGTTTCCGGAAGTGATGGCGGGTCTCCGTTCTTTTGGTGCGTATTGTTTAGCAACGGTAAGCGTAATAATAGCTTTGCATTAGAGGACGGTGAGGCTAAGGTCACAAGACCAGGGTGCTTTAGTGGCGCTAATGATGAATGTAGTGGCGCTAGTGATTGGTCTCGGCCAGTTGGTCTTTGGCCCTATATCTCTGCTGCTTTATTTGCAGCGGTATACGCTTTTGGTTTATAG